The Hornefia porci genome contains the following window.
TCGGCTCTCTGGGGCTGAAGGAATGGAACGGAAGAGTCTCTATGCAGATGATCGTGGAAAATGTCCGTGAAATGTGATATACTGCGAGAATGGAACAGATGATAAAGACAGAAAAGAAAAAAATGATCCGCGTGATTGTGTGTACGGTAATCCTGACTCTTCTCGCCGCCGGCGCGGGGTTCCTGGCGTTTTGTAAAATCGGCGGAATGGCCTTTGTGAACAGCGACACCTACCGGCGGAACGCCGCAATCGCAGAAAAGTACAGCAAGCTGTACACGATCCAGAAGAAGATCAACACGAACGGCTACTACAAGGTCAGCGAGACGAAGCAGATGAACGCTATCTACAAGGCGCTGGTCAAAAGTGTGGGGGACAAATATTCCGTATACTTCACCGCCAAGGAGGCGAAGGAGTGGGACAACTACGTCAACGGAACATTTTACGGCATCGGCATCGTCTTCAGTGAGGACGAGGACGGAAATTACGTGATCAACGACGTTATGGACGAGAGTCCGGCCAAGTCCGCGGGGCTGAAGAAAAACGACATCATCCGGAAGGTGGATGGAAAGACCTATCCGGACACGACGGCGCTGAAGAAGGCGATTACGGGAAAACAGGGAACCAGAGTGAGGGTGACCTATGAACGCGGCGGCGCCGAGAAGACAGTTTCCATCATCCGGGGAGAGGTCAGAGAAATCACGGTGAAGGGAACGATGCTGAAAGGGAAGATCGGATATATCCGCATCAGCTCCTTTGCGGAAAAGACCGCGGAAGAGTTCAAAACTGAGCTGAAGGCTCTGGAAAAGAAGAATCCTAAGGGAGTGATCATCGATATCCGCGCCAACGGCGGCGGTTACGCGAATCAGGGCATTGAAATTGCGGATATGCTGCTTCCTGAGGGAACGATCACCTATGTCAGGGACCGGAACGGGAAGAAAACGTACTTCAATTCAGATGAGAGCAGCACCAGGCTGAAGTACGTCCTGCTGGTGGACGGAAACACCGCTAGCACCTCAGAACTTCTGGCGGCTGCAGTAAAGGATAACAGAGGCGGGAAGCTCGTCGGCGTCACGACCTTCGGCAAAGGCATCATGCAGGCGGAATATCCGTTCCGCGACGGATCTGCACTGAAGCTTACGACTCATCAGTATTTCTCCCCGAAGGGACATCAGATCAACGGGAAGGGTGTCCGGCCTGATTACGTGGTGAAGCTGAAGTCCTCAGACACGACGGACCGGCAGCTTCAGAAGGCGATGGATCTGCTGAAATAACCGGCGCGTTCGTTGACTTTAATGCGCAAAAGTGCTATACTCAGTGCAGAGAAGGTGGAAGGAGAACATTGGAAATGGCCTATGAATCGAAATTCCAGCGTGAAGATATCGATGAGCTGTTTGACGCGGTGCTTACGCTGAAGGACCGGGAGGACTGCTATCGTTTCTTTGAAGATATCTGCACCGTGAACGAGATCCATGCGATCGCGCAGCGGCTGCAGGTTGCCAGGCTGCTTTCGGAGAAGCACACGTATAATGAGATCGAGGAGGCGACCAGTGCGTCTACCGCGACCATCAGCCGTATCAACAAATGCCTGGTCTACGGCGCAGACGGTTACCGGCGGGTGCTGGAGCGTCTGGCCGCGAAGGAACCGGCTGAGCAGAAGGAATAATGCAATTACAGATGAAAACGATTACGGGTATGGGGCAGCGATGTGGAAGCTGTCCCCCGTTTTTTTGTTAAACGCTTTGAGGAAGCTTTGAAGGAACAGAACGGAGAGGAAGCATGAATTCAGTTTACATTTACGACGGCGACTACAAAACAGGGAAGGCAGGAGAGCATCTGGTCCGGCTGGCGGCGGCGCGGCACTGCCTGGAGGCCGGGCTTGACTTCGATCCGCGGAACGCGGAGATCGTGCGTGACGAGAAGGGCAAACCCTATTTTGCGGAGGTTCCGCTGGAATTTTCCCTGACGCACAGCGGAAAACTCTGGATGTGCATGTTCTCGGACGCTCCCTGCGGACTTGATCTGCAGCTGATGAAGGAATGCGATTACGAACGGCTGGCCGACCGGTGGTTTCTGCCGGGAGAGGCGGACTACGTGAGAGAGAACGGCGAGGAGGGGTTCTTCCGGGTCTGGGTGCGCAAGGAGGCCTACTGCAAGATGACGGGAGAAGGGCTCTTCGGCGGCGAGATGCCGGACGTGCTGACGGATGAGGGAAACTGCGGCGGAAGCCCCTACGCCTTCGGAGAAATCGAGATCTCCGATGAGATGAAATGTGCGTTCTGCACCTCCGGAGAACGGGAATACGAGCTGAGGATTCTGGCATGAACAGAAGCTGTGGTGAAGCGGCGGTAAGAAAACTCGCCGACAGGATGATGACAGCCGCAGAGATGAAATCGTTTCTGAGCGGGAAGGGTTATGAGGATGAGGAGATCCGGCAGACGATCCTGCAGCTCCGGGAGGACGGCTACCTCGACGACAGAAAATACTGCGCGGAATATTTTGTCGTCGCCTTCCGCAGGAACAAAGGAAAGTACCGTGTGTTCGCAGAGCTCCGGAGAAAGGGCGTGGATGAAGAAATCATCGCGGCCGCATATGAAGACTACGCGGATGAACAGCCTGTCGATGAGACGTCTATGGCCCGCGAGGAAGCGGAGAAGGTGCTGCGTCTCGCGGAGCTCACGCCGGAGGATCCCGTTCCGGACAAAATCAGGGGACGTATCGCGCGGAGACTCAACAGTCTGGGTTACGGCTCCGGGATTATCTACGCAATCCTGGAGGAACTGAAAAGAGGAGAGTGAAAGACTCTTTCAGCAGATATTTCCCCGGGAAAGGAGAAAAAATGATACGGAATAAAGACAGGAAAATCGCGGTTGTTTATTTTTCACTGGGAGGAAATACAGAGTATGTGATACAGCGGATCCTGGAGACGATCGGCGATGGGACGGCGGTCGATGTGATCCGTCTGGAGCCGGTCCGTCCCTATGCTGACGCGGGCCCGATGAAATACATCAAAGGAGGCGCTGCCGCATCCCTGGGCTCCAGGCCGCAGCTGAAGCCGTACAGCTTTGACCCGAAGAAATATGACGCGGTTATTGTGGGCTCTCCGATCTGGGCGGGCACGATTGCCCCGCCGATCCGCACATTTCTGCTGGCTAACAGAATCAGGGGCAAGAAAATCGGCGTCGCTCTGTGCAGCTCCTCGGGGAGGGCGGATAAATGCTTCAGCAGAATTGAAAAATATCTGAAGAAAACCGAGATTATCTCAAAACTGAGCCTGGTCGATCCGGCGAAAAAGAAAAGCGGCGGAGATCTGTACGAAATCCGGAGATTTGTCCGCGAAATAATGGAGGCGAGAGGATGAAGGAAATTGTTTTAGTTCCGGACACGCCGCTGTACAATTATGTCGATGTGGCGGTCATGGATTTTCCGAAAGGCAGGGAAGACGGGACACAGCGGCGTCGCTGCGTGATACGGATGGAGTTCTCCAGATACGATGTGGGTCAGCTGCAGAAGCGGGGAATGGACATGGACGCGGCGATGCGCTACTATGAGGACTACCTTTACAGAGTGGTGAAGGCGAACCTCGCTTCCGACTGGAAATGCGTGGACGGCTGGGATCAGGTCATGAATATGGTAAGGGAAAACGTGGCCCGCTTTTACTGACGCAGCGTTTATCCTCCTGCCGGAAGGGTATATAAAGAAGGTAGACGACAAACAAAAAATTAACGGAAAGAGATGATTTTTTTATGGCAAAAGTAGATATTTTCTCCGGCTTTCTCGGAGCCGGAAAGACGACGCTGATCAAGAAGCTGATTGAAGAGGCGTATGGCGACGAGAAGATCGTTCTGATCGAGAACGAGTTCGGCGAAATCGGCGTGGACGGCGGTTTTCTGAAGGATACCGGCGTGCAGATCAATGAGATGGACTCGG
Protein-coding sequences here:
- a CDS encoding regulatory protein RecX; the protein is MNRSCGEAAVRKLADRMMTAAEMKSFLSGKGYEDEEIRQTILQLREDGYLDDRKYCAEYFVVAFRRNKGKYRVFAELRRKGVDEEIIAAAYEDYADEQPVDETSMAREEAEKVLRLAELTPEDPVPDKIRGRIARRLNSLGYGSGIIYAILEELKRGE
- a CDS encoding 4'-phosphopantetheinyl transferase family protein, producing MNSVYIYDGDYKTGKAGEHLVRLAAARHCLEAGLDFDPRNAEIVRDEKGKPYFAEVPLEFSLTHSGKLWMCMFSDAPCGLDLQLMKECDYERLADRWFLPGEADYVRENGEEGFFRVWVRKEAYCKMTGEGLFGGEMPDVLTDEGNCGGSPYAFGEIEISDEMKCAFCTSGEREYELRILA
- a CDS encoding S41 family peptidase; translated protein: MIKTEKKKMIRVIVCTVILTLLAAGAGFLAFCKIGGMAFVNSDTYRRNAAIAEKYSKLYTIQKKINTNGYYKVSETKQMNAIYKALVKSVGDKYSVYFTAKEAKEWDNYVNGTFYGIGIVFSEDEDGNYVINDVMDESPAKSAGLKKNDIIRKVDGKTYPDTTALKKAITGKQGTRVRVTYERGGAEKTVSIIRGEVREITVKGTMLKGKIGYIRISSFAEKTAEEFKTELKALEKKNPKGVIIDIRANGGGYANQGIEIADMLLPEGTITYVRDRNGKKTYFNSDESSTRLKYVLLVDGNTASTSELLAAAVKDNRGGKLVGVTTFGKGIMQAEYPFRDGSALKLTTHQYFSPKGHQINGKGVRPDYVVKLKSSDTTDRQLQKAMDLLK
- a CDS encoding flavodoxin family protein → MIRNKDRKIAVVYFSLGGNTEYVIQRILETIGDGTAVDVIRLEPVRPYADAGPMKYIKGGAAASLGSRPQLKPYSFDPKKYDAVIVGSPIWAGTIAPPIRTFLLANRIRGKKIGVALCSSSGRADKCFSRIEKYLKKTEIISKLSLVDPAKKKSGGDLYEIRRFVREIMEARG
- a CDS encoding YerC/YecD family TrpR-related protein, yielding MAYESKFQREDIDELFDAVLTLKDREDCYRFFEDICTVNEIHAIAQRLQVARLLSEKHTYNEIEEATSASTATISRINKCLVYGADGYRRVLERLAAKEPAEQKE